The sequence CAGTAAGTCGAAGAGACAGTCCTTGGGGGGCTCAGAGAGGCAAGATACCCCAACGGTGTTGACCCCAAACAGACGGTCGAGGAGGTTGTCGGGTGCAGACAGCAAAGATGTCCCAGCGGTTGACACGCCAACAAGACGGTCGCGGAGACTGTCTGGTGCGGATTCTGCGGATACCCCGGTCGTCCAGACGCCAACAAAGCGTTCACGTAGGTTGTCTGGTGCTGAGCTAGAGGACGTTTCAGGGACTCTGACCCCAACCAGACGATCACGCAGACTGTCGGGTTGTGATTCTCTTGATTTACCGGCTGTGCAGACGCCCACCAGAAGGACAAGAAGGAACAGTGGCGTCTCAGAAGGAGAGCCAGCCGAGGAACCACAGGAACTGCCTCTTGTGCCCAAAAGGAGGAGGTCTCTCTCAAAGACTGATGTCGAGAAGGAGTTGAAAGCATCTGAGGCTCTGGAGATCATTGCAGAAGATGAGGAACAATCACATGCCGCAGCTGAGAAATTGGAGGGTTTGGAGGTCAtcagggaagatgaggaagaggaggaagagcaggaagtgCAGTCGAAAGGGAGAACTCCAAGCAAaggtaataaaaagaagaaggaagagagtgatgtGGAAGTAGATGTTGTGGGACTGGAGGGAGACGCCAAAGATAGCAAATCACAAGAAGAAGTTTCAGAAGACAATGACAGGGAGTTGAAACTAGTGATTGACTTGGAGCCTGATGACGTACCAGACAAACCGACACCTAAATGCAACAAAAAAACACCAGTTAAGCAGACATTAAATTCTGATGAAGTAGAAAGTGAAAAAACATTAGCATTAAAAGAGAAAACACCCATCAAGCAGAAATTAGACTCGGATAAGAAATTAACTGAAAAGTCGCCAAAGCAGAAGACGCCAGCAAAGGTAAAAGAAAATGCTGttgataagaaagaaggaaattcaCCGGCTCTTCAGAAggcaaatgataatattgaaaagaaaaccccacagaaggagaaaatagaatctgctaataagaaagaaatggaaaaatccCCAAAACTGAAACCGAAAACACCAATGAAGCAGAAAATAAACTCTCCTGGAGAGAAAGAAGCCATTACATCTcccaaaataacaaagaaatcacCAGCTAAGCAGGAAATTGATAAGAATATAGccgacaagaaa is a genomic window of Penaeus chinensis breed Huanghai No. 1 chromosome 23, ASM1920278v2, whole genome shotgun sequence containing:
- the LOC125037477 gene encoding DNA ligase 1-like; this encodes MPVTRKRGADAGSEPEVTPGKKTREGEDKEEAKTASSGVSLRKLALTRQADQEPSGSLTPTRRSGRFSSSDSSGQELQVPASKSKRQSLGGSERQDTPTVLTPNRRSRRLSGADSKDVPAVDTPTRRSRRLSGADSADTPVVQTPTKRSRRLSGAELEDVSGTLTPTRRSRRLSGCDSLDLPAVQTPTRRTRRNSGVSEGEPAEEPQELPLVPKRRRSLSKTDVEKELKASEALEIIAEDEEQSHAAAEKLEGLEVIREDEEEEEEQEVQSKGRTPSKGNKKKKEESDVEVDVVGLEGDAKDSKSQEEVSEDNDRELKLVIDLEPDDVPDKPTPKCNKKTPVKQTLNSDEVESEKTLALKEKTPIKQKLDSDKKLTEKSPKQKTPAKVKENAVDKKEGNSPALQKANDNIEKKTPQKEKIESANKKEMEKSPKLKPKTPMKQKINSPGEKEAITSPKITKKSPAKQEIDKNIADKKEKESIPSAVEEKEKDATEEGKENKKATDTQESKPQDGKEKQEANNNISKKVKIRKKKNSKPKTEEELKKEAIQSIPKGVPVSGRIWKEEKKCFRTTMKKSKSHTSSWAKKMQLKRERQEFSAIKTAIDEEKQRKREELKKRQKLNKVRREENAKKAEVVQVIKDARKLKKMSKKQLRYIETRDTTVIGKQYG